A portion of the Verrucomicrobiota bacterium genome contains these proteins:
- a CDS encoding GYF domain-containing protein codes for MNYYLYTNNETLGPYQIEHLTEYIQSGQLTADTPCCKEGDTDWKTVQDFLPSPATAAGKLSFARTQAPSLPTEQAPKRIDPRFSHPSYWVRRKVFKLLGGAFHIYLPDGSVGFYSELKAFKLKEDIRIYTDESKQQEVLSIKARKILDFSSNYDVFDTSSGQKLGTLRRKGLKSIIKDEWHILDTLDQEIGKIHEDNLVKALVRRFLCNLIPQSYEGLINGTPVCRFHQAFNPFILKVLLDFTPDQNGLLDRRLGIAAAILLCAIEGRQD; via the coding sequence ATGAACTATTATCTTTATACGAATAATGAGACGCTGGGCCCGTACCAGATTGAACATTTAACCGAATATATCCAATCCGGACAATTGACTGCCGATACTCCTTGCTGCAAGGAAGGTGATACGGATTGGAAAACGGTTCAAGATTTCCTTCCTTCACCGGCTACCGCAGCAGGGAAACTTTCCTTTGCGCGGACGCAGGCCCCTTCCTTACCTACGGAGCAGGCGCCAAAAAGAATTGATCCGCGTTTTTCTCACCCGAGTTACTGGGTCCGGCGCAAGGTCTTTAAACTCCTTGGCGGAGCTTTCCATATATACCTGCCGGACGGTTCAGTGGGTTTTTATTCGGAGCTCAAGGCGTTTAAGCTCAAGGAAGATATCCGGATTTATACAGATGAATCCAAGCAGCAGGAAGTGCTCTCGATCAAGGCCCGGAAAATCTTGGATTTTTCGTCGAATTACGATGTGTTCGACACGTCGTCCGGGCAGAAGCTCGGTACGCTCAGGAGAAAAGGATTAAAAAGTATTATCAAAGACGAATGGCATATCCTGGACACACTCGATCAGGAGATCGGGAAGATCCATGAGGATAATCTCGTCAAAGCCCTTGTGCGCCGTTTCCTGTGCAATTTGATTCCACAGTCGTATGAGGGATTAATCAATGGCACCCCTGTATGCCGGTTCCACCAGGCCTTTAATCCATTTATCCTGAAGGTCCTGCTTGATTTTACACCAGACCAGAATGGGTTACTCGACCGGCGACTAGGGATTGCTGCCGCTATTTTATTATGCGCAATCGAGGGACGCCAGGACTAG
- a CDS encoding carbohydrate porin produces the protein MKNTRHILPALLFITGLILCIPALQAQTTSSPSNQPPTTADSSPKKNDLNSWWTGTSFIYAGDTLSKSMDEHGVNIVGSYSLSVLSNVSGGINSATEYAQLANLGVNLDLEKIAGIKGLQFQVTAMNALGQNLAADTGGLISPANQFAGHIPVGLYEMYFRQDWKDSGTYLAGGRISVADYFASSPLYMNYVSYAYNGSPWSLTANNPNFSANPDANWMFVGGTKIMEGLSFQAAVCGSSSPNINQPWQRGTDLSWEPSKGAMYLGEATQIWKTDIAGTKGLEGTLKIGGYYDTATMTNLTSIGTTKGMGSIYATAQQQLTREGDDSSAVGLSAWGTFVYAPQEASVLIPYFTSGGLCYTGLIPSRAADVTAVAVSSAWQNQQLPATENEINFELTYLIQINNWWSIQPDFQAIINPSGSNTLPTAYVLGFSTNVNF, from the coding sequence GTGAAAAACACTCGGCATATCCTCCCTGCACTCTTATTCATCACGGGGTTGATCCTGTGTATTCCTGCCTTACAGGCACAAACAACATCTTCCCCGTCAAATCAACCCCCGACCACAGCCGATTCCTCACCCAAAAAGAATGATTTAAACTCGTGGTGGACGGGCACTTCCTTCATCTATGCGGGTGACACCTTGTCTAAATCAATGGACGAACACGGTGTAAATATTGTCGGGAGTTATTCCCTCTCCGTCCTGAGTAATGTCTCGGGAGGAATAAATTCTGCAACCGAGTACGCACAACTCGCCAATCTCGGGGTGAATCTCGACCTCGAAAAAATCGCAGGGATCAAAGGGCTTCAATTCCAAGTAACCGCTATGAATGCTCTGGGACAAAACCTCGCCGCAGACACGGGAGGCCTGATCTCTCCGGCCAACCAATTTGCAGGGCACATCCCCGTCGGCCTCTATGAAATGTATTTCCGGCAGGATTGGAAAGACTCGGGGACTTATCTGGCAGGGGGAAGAATCAGTGTGGCCGATTATTTCGCCTCTTCACCCCTCTATATGAATTACGTCAGTTACGCTTATAACGGGAGCCCTTGGAGCCTGACGGCGAATAATCCAAATTTCAGTGCGAATCCCGATGCTAACTGGATGTTTGTCGGTGGCACAAAAATCATGGAGGGTTTGTCTTTCCAAGCAGCCGTCTGCGGCAGTTCATCACCAAATATTAACCAACCTTGGCAGCGCGGCACGGATTTATCTTGGGAACCCAGCAAAGGGGCTATGTACCTGGGGGAAGCGACCCAAATATGGAAAACGGATATTGCCGGCACCAAGGGACTGGAGGGCACCCTTAAAATCGGCGGTTATTACGACACGGCCACCATGACCAATCTCACTTCGATCGGTACCACCAAAGGAATGGGGTCAATCTACGCGACGGCCCAACAGCAATTAACCCGGGAGGGTGATGATTCATCGGCTGTCGGACTCTCGGCCTGGGGTACCTTCGTCTATGCCCCACAAGAAGCCAGTGTCTTGATTCCCTATTTCACCTCCGGCGGACTTTGTTATACCGGACTCATCCCGTCACGAGCTGCCGATGTCACGGCCGTCGCGGTGAGTTCGGCTTGGCAAAATCAGCAACTCCCAGCCACAGAAAACGAAATCAATTTCGAGCTGACTTACCTCATCCAGATCAATAACTGGTGGAGTATCCAGCCTGATTTCCAAGCCATCATTAATCCCTCTGGATCGAATACCCTTCCGACAGCTTATGTACTCGGATTTTCGACGAATGTGAATTTCTAA
- the clcA gene encoding H(+)/Cl(-) exchange transporter ClcA: MDIIQNTGPKSERDPRDGLIRLGIVSAVGGVLIGVIGAYFRYALELSTQWLLTVIEWAHQFPVWGWWIPLLIGAFGAGIARLMVRGTPLASGSGVQHVEAVMRGEATPAPFRVLPIKFFGGILALGSGLALGREGPTVQMGATIGQALVKRCKMGGDDLEDVQAALAGAGLAVAFNAPMGGSIFVFEEVARRFRLRLVLATLIGGSMAVAVSRLIMGDAPVFIVSNILAPTFASLIPYFIFGITLGYLGVLYNRAVIRSMDIFASLKKIPLELRAALVGAIVGLIGWFAPNLIGGGEGFSQVVLNGGLPLGMLLITFEVRWFLGPFSYSAGTPGGLFAPLLLVGAAYGALFAGGVDVLLPGLGLPAVSFAIVGMAAFFSAVVRAPLTGIILIVEMTATTGLLVPMLLASFAAVLTATFLGGPPIYDTLRERMLAAQKARPQV; the protein is encoded by the coding sequence ATGGATATCATCCAAAATACCGGCCCGAAAAGTGAGAGGGATCCCCGCGATGGATTGATTCGTCTGGGGATTGTTTCCGCTGTGGGAGGGGTATTAATCGGTGTGATCGGGGCTTACTTCCGTTATGCTTTGGAGCTTTCTACACAATGGTTATTGACTGTGATCGAGTGGGCCCACCAATTCCCCGTGTGGGGCTGGTGGATCCCTCTTCTCATCGGAGCTTTCGGGGCGGGGATCGCCCGTTTGATGGTGAGGGGAACCCCACTCGCATCGGGGAGTGGTGTGCAACATGTCGAGGCTGTGATGCGTGGGGAAGCCACTCCGGCTCCTTTCAGGGTATTACCGATTAAATTTTTCGGGGGGATTCTCGCCCTCGGATCGGGCTTGGCCCTAGGTCGTGAAGGTCCGACTGTCCAGATGGGTGCCACCATCGGGCAGGCTCTGGTCAAACGTTGCAAAATGGGGGGTGATGATTTGGAGGATGTCCAAGCGGCCTTGGCCGGTGCAGGTTTGGCTGTGGCATTTAATGCGCCCATGGGCGGGTCTATTTTTGTCTTCGAGGAGGTCGCGCGGAGATTCCGGTTACGCTTGGTATTAGCGACATTAATCGGAGGGTCGATGGCGGTCGCCGTGTCACGGTTGATCATGGGGGATGCCCCTGTATTCATTGTGAGCAATATCCTCGCCCCCACATTCGCGAGCCTGATCCCGTATTTTATTTTCGGGATCACCCTCGGTTATCTCGGCGTGCTCTATAATCGTGCGGTCATCAGGAGTATGGATATCTTTGCTTCGCTGAAAAAAATCCCTTTGGAACTCCGTGCCGCCCTCGTTGGTGCCATTGTCGGTTTGATCGGATGGTTTGCGCCAAATCTCATCGGGGGAGGAGAGGGTTTTAGTCAGGTCGTCCTGAATGGGGGGCTGCCTTTGGGTATGCTCTTGATTACGTTTGAGGTGCGCTGGTTTTTAGGACCGTTTTCGTATTCTGCCGGGACCCCCGGCGGGTTGTTTGCCCCGCTACTCTTGGTCGGGGCTGCTTACGGGGCTCTTTTTGCCGGGGGAGTAGATGTGTTGCTGCCGGGTTTGGGTTTGCCGGCGGTTTCCTTTGCGATTGTGGGGATGGCCGCCTTTTTTTCCGCCGTCGTGAGGGCACCGCTGACCGGGATTATCCTGATTGTCGAGATGACCGCCACGACAGGATTATTGGTGCCGATGTTGCTGGCTTCTTTCGCCGCGGTATTAACGGCCACTTTCCTCGGCGGACCACCGATCTATGATACCCTCCGTGAACGGATGCTTGCCGCGCAAAAGGCGAGGCCACAAGTTTAG
- a CDS encoding dienelactone hydrolase family protein, with protein sequence MKTLITLSLLFICVISAHAKSNSFILNYKIDGQEFEGYVAVPAGLKGKAPGVMVVHDWMGLSDFTKKRADELAREGYVAFAVDVYGKGKRASTPEEAMKLAGPFKKNVKLLRKNMLGAYNQFIKLSQVDKNKVAATGFCFGGTAVLELARTGADIKGAASFHGVLQTTNPNDGKNVKCKLLILHGNLDPYVPPAQVAGFMEEMNKAQVWYRFVGYPDTVHAFTSPAAGTDITKGAAYNPTAARQSYHELQKFLKLVLKK encoded by the coding sequence ATGAAAACCCTGATCACCCTCTCACTTCTTTTTATCTGTGTAATATCCGCCCACGCCAAAAGTAATTCATTCATCTTAAATTACAAAATCGACGGCCAGGAATTTGAAGGTTATGTCGCTGTCCCCGCCGGACTCAAAGGCAAAGCCCCCGGAGTCATGGTCGTTCATGACTGGATGGGTCTGAGTGACTTTACGAAAAAACGGGCGGATGAACTCGCCCGCGAAGGTTACGTCGCCTTCGCTGTCGATGTCTACGGCAAGGGCAAACGCGCCTCGACACCCGAAGAAGCCATGAAACTCGCCGGTCCTTTTAAAAAGAATGTGAAACTCCTCCGTAAAAATATGCTCGGGGCCTATAACCAATTTATCAAACTCAGCCAAGTCGATAAAAACAAAGTCGCCGCCACAGGATTCTGTTTTGGTGGTACGGCGGTATTAGAGCTGGCACGAACTGGTGCCGATATCAAAGGGGCGGCCAGTTTTCACGGGGTATTACAAACTACAAATCCTAATGATGGGAAAAATGTGAAGTGCAAATTGCTCATCCTCCACGGGAATCTCGATCCCTATGTCCCCCCAGCCCAAGTCGCCGGGTTCATGGAAGAAATGAATAAAGCCCAGGTCTGGTATCGTTTTGTCGGTTACCCCGATACCGTCCATGCCTTTACGAGCCCTGCCGCAGGTACAGACATTACCAAGGGGGCCGCTTATAACCCCACCGCCGCCCGGCAAAGTTACCACGAACTCCAAAAATTCCTCAAGCTCGTCCTGAAGAAGTAA
- a CDS encoding methyltransferase yields the protein MNTDTHFKGWAKPGPVAPGYAEGMDAGVGESLDAISGYYRLFQLRDGHRFSTDDILCAWYGTSWCPCARHVLDLGSGIGTVGMVSAWRMQGAQFVSVEAQEQSVALARKSAVFNGLTGRYDIRHGDFRDPGVVAETEKFDLVTGSPPYFPLGTGVESEHPQKLACRFELRGTVADYCTTAARHLASGGFFACVFPCSPEQMARVESGARDAGLVIVRRRPVVFREGEAPLVALFGMMKANDLPEWFRGATCVEPELIIRAKNGAIHPEYSSVKLSIGFPP from the coding sequence ATGAATACAGACACACACTTTAAAGGATGGGCTAAACCGGGACCGGTAGCGCCGGGGTATGCGGAGGGGATGGACGCCGGGGTGGGTGAGTCCCTCGATGCCATCAGTGGGTATTACCGGCTTTTCCAGCTCCGGGACGGGCACCGCTTTTCCACGGACGACATCCTGTGCGCATGGTACGGCACCAGCTGGTGCCCGTGTGCCCGGCATGTGCTTGATCTAGGCAGCGGCATCGGGACTGTCGGGATGGTCAGCGCATGGCGGATGCAGGGCGCGCAATTTGTTTCGGTCGAGGCCCAAGAACAAAGTGTCGCCCTCGCGCGGAAATCAGCGGTGTTTAATGGGCTCACGGGGCGTTACGACATCCGTCACGGGGATTTTCGTGATCCGGGTGTCGTTGCAGAAACGGAGAAATTTGACCTAGTGACGGGGAGCCCACCCTATTTCCCCCTCGGTACGGGAGTGGAAAGTGAGCATCCACAGAAACTCGCTTGTCGTTTTGAGTTGCGCGGGACTGTGGCGGATTATTGTACGACCGCTGCTAGGCATTTAGCATCCGGCGGATTTTTTGCCTGTGTCTTTCCCTGTTCCCCAGAGCAAATGGCGCGGGTGGAATCCGGTGCGCGTGATGCCGGGCTCGTGATCGTGAGGCGTAGACCAGTCGTTTTCCGGGAAGGGGAAGCCCCGCTTGTCGCGCTTTTTGGGATGATGAAGGCAAATGATTTACCGGAATGGTTCCGAGGCGCCACTTGCGTCGAGCCCGAGCTGATTATCCGGGCAAAAAACGGGGCGATCCATCCGGAATACTCCTCGGTCAAACTCTCCATCGGGTTTCCCCCGTAA
- a CDS encoding HD domain-containing protein yields MGDHEENSSLVLPATIISHSDWEHLYATFDTVAHDRPRFDEVLTVMISREEEPEHVAHVAALANSLFGQTVHLHELGAEENFLLIAAALLHDIGWSVTPDGTKHHKYSLQYIIEHPWKTLSVREKTIIANVARYHRKALPDESHPHFHPLSRSDKKTVKILASFLRLADALDRTHLQSVKSVKLKFKSERTLILIKSNLPADAEIEALEKKKDLFEQVFHTTLRAKLL; encoded by the coding sequence ATGGGAGATCATGAAGAAAATTCCAGCCTCGTTTTACCCGCCACAATCATCTCACATTCGGATTGGGAACACCTTTATGCGACATTTGATACCGTCGCCCATGACCGGCCCCGTTTCGATGAGGTATTAACCGTAATGATCTCCCGGGAGGAGGAACCTGAACACGTCGCCCATGTCGCAGCCTTGGCGAATTCCCTTTTTGGGCAAACCGTCCATTTACATGAGCTCGGGGCCGAAGAGAATTTCCTCTTGATCGCTGCCGCCCTCCTGCACGATATCGGCTGGTCAGTGACCCCTGACGGGACAAAACACCATAAGTATTCCCTTCAATATATAATCGAACACCCTTGGAAGACCCTTTCGGTCCGGGAAAAGACCATTATCGCCAATGTGGCCCGCTACCACCGGAAAGCCTTACCTGACGAGTCCCACCCTCATTTCCATCCCCTGTCGAGATCTGATAAAAAAACCGTTAAAATCCTCGCCTCCTTCCTCCGTCTCGCCGACGCCCTCGACCGCACCCACTTACAATCGGTGAAATCCGTCAAACTCAAATTCAAAAGTGAGCGCACCCTGATCCTGATCAAATCAAACCTCCCCGCTGATGCCGAAATAGAGGCCCTGGAAAAGAAAAAAGACCTTTTCGAGCAAGTCTTCCACACCACGTTACGGGCTAAACTGCTTTAG
- a CDS encoding HepT-like ribonuclease domain-containing protein, whose product MVKDDSIYIGHILDALDRIAEYSQDLTHEKFMTHPIYQDAIIRELEITGEAVRHLSGIFTDKHPQIPLGMILWA is encoded by the coding sequence ATGGTAAAAGATGATTCCATTTATATCGGTCATATACTGGATGCGCTGGATCGTATCGCGGAATATTCCCAGGACTTGACCCATGAAAAGTTTATGACGCATCCCATTTATCAGGATGCCATCATCAGAGAGTTAGAAATTACGGGAGAGGCCGTGCGTCATTTGTCCGGAATATTCACAGACAAACACCCGCAAATTCCTCTTGGCATGATATTGTGGGCATGA
- a CDS encoding threonine/serine exporter family protein, whose protein sequence is MDDPTAITKEQEPTPTELVELCLLLGRMLFQFGASTRRILDSVEQLVARLGVARVHMLVSYDALSVTVSDGPSFRTKIDESKDVAGLNIIGMLAISKLLHDLDRKSLGYQEVKRRLGVIRAMGTAWIGWMQALACGAVSAAYSLLNGGDPIAWIGSFIGGVVIYGVKCKLLRMPVSFVQKVFMMSLAGTFVAALYALIFPTTTAAITTLAPVLFLVAGVPLINGGMDVVSNHVPIGISRMFFSFAVLVAIVLGIAGPFYMLGDRSAVIAVYQAHGLWEYILPACAGAVAAASLVVIFNGSWGIFILCASGGLLARLCRALVMAQGVDIISATLVAAVTSTVFILLVSRQLKISTVSLSVICILPMIPGYFAIEGLRGLFEFTISVHPSPAGLVAATHNLLTAIYIVLSLVLGVIAPAAILQNKMPKY, encoded by the coding sequence ATGGATGACCCCACTGCAATAACCAAGGAGCAGGAACCGACACCCACGGAGCTTGTGGAGCTTTGTCTTTTGCTGGGGCGCATGCTTTTTCAATTTGGCGCCTCCACCCGGAGGATATTAGATTCTGTCGAGCAATTAGTTGCGCGCCTCGGCGTGGCACGGGTCCACATGCTCGTCTCCTATGATGCCTTGTCGGTCACCGTCAGTGATGGGCCTTCATTCCGGACAAAAATCGATGAGAGCAAGGATGTGGCCGGGTTAAATATTATCGGGATGCTGGCCATCAGCAAATTGCTCCATGATCTCGACCGGAAATCACTGGGTTACCAGGAGGTTAAAAGGCGCTTGGGGGTGATAAGGGCTATGGGGACGGCTTGGATTGGATGGATGCAGGCTCTAGCTTGCGGTGCCGTTAGTGCCGCTTACAGCCTTTTAAATGGTGGGGATCCCATTGCATGGATCGGCAGCTTTATCGGGGGTGTGGTGATTTACGGGGTCAAATGCAAATTGCTCAGGATGCCGGTGAGTTTTGTCCAGAAGGTTTTTATGATGTCTTTGGCCGGGACTTTTGTGGCGGCACTTTATGCCCTGATCTTTCCGACCACCACCGCAGCGATCACGACACTGGCACCCGTGCTATTTTTGGTAGCTGGGGTCCCTTTGATCAATGGGGGAATGGATGTGGTCAGTAATCATGTGCCGATCGGGATCAGCCGGATGTTTTTTTCATTTGCCGTTTTAGTGGCCATTGTTTTAGGTATCGCTGGACCGTTTTACATGCTCGGGGACAGGTCTGCTGTGATTGCCGTTTATCAAGCACATGGCCTGTGGGAATACATCCTCCCGGCCTGTGCGGGGGCCGTGGCTGCAGCATCGCTAGTGGTTATCTTTAATGGTTCATGGGGGATTTTTATCCTGTGCGCCTCGGGGGGGTTACTCGCCCGCCTTTGCCGGGCTCTGGTCATGGCACAGGGCGTGGATATCATTTCAGCGACCTTGGTGGCGGCGGTGACCAGTACGGTTTTTATTTTACTGGTTTCACGACAGTTAAAGATTTCGACAGTTTCCTTGTCGGTGATTTGTATTTTGCCGATGATCCCCGGGTATTTTGCTATTGAAGGATTGCGCGGGCTTTTTGAATTCACCATTTCGGTCCACCCCTCACCGGCGGGACTGGTGGCCGCCACTCATAATCTATTGACGGCGATCTATATTGTTTTATCACTTGTCCTCGGGGTAATTGCACCGGCAGCGATCCTTCAGAATAAAATGCCCAAGTACTGA